In a single window of the Raphanus sativus cultivar WK10039 chromosome 9, ASM80110v3, whole genome shotgun sequence genome:
- the LOC108827556 gene encoding pentatricopeptide repeat-containing protein At1g64100, translated as MLARVCRSGSSSPAVSAARMFCTGSIRHALAEESSDGESGFGGESLKLQSGFHEIKGLDDAIDLFSDMLRSRPLPSVIDFNKLMGVVVRMERPDLVISLYQKMERKQIRCDIYSFNILIKCVCSCSKLPFALSTFGKLTKLGLHPDVVTFNTLLHGLCVEDRVSEALDFFHQMRRPDVITFNTLMNGLCCEGRVVEAVALLDQMVENGLQPTQITYGTIVDGMCKIGDTVSALDLLRKMEEISHIKPNVVIYSAIIDGLWKDGRHSDAHNLFTEMQEKGIFPDIITYNCMIDGFCSYGRWIDAEQLLQEMLVRKINPNVVTYSALINAYVKEGKFFEAAELYDEMLPRGIIPNTITYNSMIDGFCKQDRLDAAEDMFYLMATKGCSPDVFTFTTLIDGYCGAKRIDDGMELLHEMPETGLVANTVTYNTLIHGLCLVGDLNSAQDLSQQMISSGVCPDIVTCNTLLDGLCDNGKLKDALEMFKAMQKSKMDIDASRPFNGVEPDVQTYNILISGLINEGKFLEAEELYEEMPLRGIVPNTITYSSMIDGLCKQSRLDEATQMFDSMGSKSFSPNVVTFNTLINGYCKAGRVDDGLELFCEMGRRGIVADAITYITLIHGFRKVGNINGALDIFQEMISSGVYPDTITIRNMLTGLWSKEELKRALAMLEELQMSRIIIWWGE; from the exons ATGTTGGCTAGGGTTTGCAGATCCGGATCTTCTTCTCCTGCTGTGTCTGCGGCTAGAATGTTCTGTACGGGATCGATTCGTCATGCTCTGGCTGAGGAAAGCAGTGATGGAGAGAGTGGTTTTGGAGGAGAGAGTTTGAAGCTGCAAAGTGGATTTCATGAAATCAAAGGGTTAGACGATGCGATTGATTTGTTCAGTGACATGCTTCGATCTCGTCCTTTACCTTCTGTGATTGATTTCAACAAGCTAATGGGTGTGGTGGTGAGAATGGAACGCCCGGATCTTGTGATTTCTCTCTATCAGAAGATGGAAAGGAAACAGATTCGATGTGATATATACAGCTTCAATATTCTGATAAAATGTGTCTGCAGTTGCTCTAAGCTGCCCTTTGCTTTGTCTACGTTTGGTAAGCTCACGAAGCTTGGACTCCACCCTGATGTTGTTACCTTCAACACCCTGCTCCATGGTTTATGTGTGGAAGATAGAGTTTCTGAAGCCTTGGATTTTTTTCATCAAATGCGTAGACCAGATGTCATAACGTTCAACACACTGATGAACGGTCTTTGCTGCGAGGGTAGAGTTGTCGAAGCCGTAGCTCTGCTTGATCAGATGGTGGAAAATGGTCTCCAGCCTACCCAGATTACTTACGGAACAATCGTGGATGGGATGTGTAAGATAGGAGACACTGTGTCTGCATTGGATCTGCTGAGGAAGATGGAGGAGATAAGCCACATCAAACCCAATGTGGTTATCTATAGTGCCATCATTGATGGCCTTTGGAAAGATGGGCGTCATAGCGATGCTCATAATCTTTTCACTGAAATGCAAGAGAAAGGAATCTTTCCAGATATAATTACCTACAACTGTATGATCGATGGATTTTGTAGCTATGGTAGATGGATCGACGCGGAGCAGTTGTTGCAAGAAATGTTAGTAAGGAAGATCAACCCTAATGTTGTAACTTATAGTGCATTGATCAATGCATATGTCAAGGAAGGCAAGTTCTTCGAGGCTGCAGAATTATACGATGAGATGCTTCCAAGGGGTATCATTCCTAATACAATCACATATAATTCAATGATCGATGGGTTTTGCAAACAGGATCGTCTTGATGCTGCTGAGGACATGTTTTATTTGATGGCTACCAAGGGCTGCTCTCCGGACGTATTCACTTTCACTACTCTCATAGACGGATATTGTGGGGCTAAGAGGATAGATGATGGAATGGAACTTCTCCATGAGATGCCTGAAACAGGATTAGTTGCTAACACAGTTACTTACAACACTCTTATTCACGGGCTCTGTCTGGTGGGCGATCTTAATTCTGCTCAAGACCTTTCACAGCAGATGATTTCTAGTGGTGTGTGCCCTGATATCGTTACTTGTAACACTTTGCTGGACGGTCTCTGCGATAATGGGAAACTAAAAGATGCATTGGAAATGTTTAAGGCTATGCAGAAGAGTAAGATGGATATTGATGCTAGTCGCCCCTTCAATGGTGTGGAACCTGATGTTCAAACTTACAATATATTGATCAGTGGCTTGATCAATGAAGGGAAGTTTTTAGAGGCTGAGGAATTATACGAGGAGATGCCCCTCAGGGGTATAGTCCCTAATACTATCACCTATAGCTCAATGATCGATGGATTATGCAAGCAGAGCCGCCTAGATGAGGCTACACAAATGTTTGATTCGATGGGTAGCAAGAGCTTCTCTCCAAACGTAGTGACCTTTAACACACTCATTAATGGCTACTGTAAGGCAGGAAGGGTTGATGATGGGCTGGAGCTTTTCTGCGAGATGGGTCGAAGAGGGATAGTTGCTGATGCAATTACTTACATCACTTTGATTCATGGTTTTCGTAAAGTGGGTAATATTAATGGGGCTCTAGACATTTTCCAGGAGATGATTTCAAGTGGTGTGTATCCTGATACCATTACTATCCGCAATATGCTGACTGGTTTATGGAGTAAAGAGGAACTAAAAAGGGCACTGGCAATGCTTGAGGAACTGCAGATGAGTAG GATCATCATTTGGTGGGGTGAATGA